A single Sphingopyxis chilensis DNA region contains:
- the dmeF gene encoding CDF family Co(II)/Ni(II) efflux transporter DmeF: protein MSESVPTQHLHDFLGAAHDENAKRTLWVVALTAVMMVAEIAAGYWTGSMALLADGFHMATHAGALGLAALAYRYAKKHRHDPRYSFGTGKVGDLTGFASALILGIFAIGIAVESFLRLIDPVRVDFASATLVAVLGLAVNIVSALLLMGGHHHHGHDHGHDHDHAHHHHGHDNNLRSAYFHVLADALTSLLAIGALLAGRYLGLYWMDPVMGVVGALVIAHWSWGLMRDTAAILLDTNDAEAAAAIRSRVEAAGAVVTDLHVWRVGPEARAAIVEVKGDVRCEELRDRLTDIVAVAHLTIALR from the coding sequence ATGTCCGAATCCGTCCCCACCCAGCATTTGCATGATTTCCTCGGCGCCGCGCATGACGAGAATGCGAAGCGCACCCTGTGGGTCGTCGCGCTGACCGCGGTGATGATGGTCGCCGAGATCGCTGCGGGTTACTGGACGGGGTCGATGGCGCTCCTCGCCGACGGTTTCCACATGGCGACCCACGCCGGGGCGCTCGGTCTTGCCGCGCTCGCCTATCGCTATGCGAAAAAGCATCGCCACGATCCGCGCTACAGCTTCGGCACCGGCAAGGTCGGCGACCTGACCGGCTTCGCTTCGGCGTTGATCCTCGGCATCTTCGCGATCGGGATCGCGGTCGAATCCTTCCTGCGCCTGATCGATCCGGTGCGCGTCGATTTCGCCAGTGCGACGCTCGTCGCCGTGCTGGGGCTTGCGGTCAATATCGTCAGCGCGCTGCTGTTGATGGGCGGGCACCATCATCACGGCCACGATCATGGGCACGACCATGATCATGCGCATCACCACCACGGCCACGACAACAATCTCCGCTCGGCCTATTTCCATGTCCTCGCCGACGCGTTGACCTCGCTGCTCGCGATCGGCGCGCTGCTCGCGGGGCGCTATCTCGGGCTCTACTGGATGGATCCGGTGATGGGCGTCGTCGGGGCGCTCGTCATCGCGCACTGGTCGTGGGGGTTGATGCGCGACACCGCCGCGATCCTGCTCGACACGAACGATGCCGAAGCCGCCGCGGCGATCCGGAGCCGCGTCGAGGCGGCGGGGGCGGTGGTCACCGACCTCCACGTCTGGCGCGTCGGGCCGGAGGCGCGCGCCGCGATCGTCGAGGTAAAGGGAGATGTGCGGTGCGAGGAATTGCGCGACCGGCTGACGGATATCGTCGCGGTCGCGCATCTGACGATC
- a CDS encoding ester cyclase yields MTDLDEARIAVVRRHMALEITHDWDGVLATFDHPRYELMGPGTIFDGEAAVRSYFASSREPFPDQANEVIAIAADAATNTVLVEFWLTGTHLGPLKLGVRTIEPTGKAFRIRMAASFEFANGSDKIVCERPYYDQSAVMKALGLL; encoded by the coding sequence ATGACCGACCTGGATGAAGCACGGATCGCGGTGGTGCGCCGCCACATGGCGCTTGAGATCACGCACGATTGGGACGGTGTTCTCGCGACCTTCGACCATCCGCGTTACGAACTGATGGGCCCCGGGACGATCTTCGACGGCGAGGCGGCGGTCAGATCCTATTTCGCGTCCTCGCGCGAGCCCTTTCCGGACCAGGCGAACGAGGTCATCGCGATCGCCGCCGACGCCGCGACGAACACGGTGCTCGTCGAATTCTGGCTGACCGGCACGCATCTTGGCCCGCTGAAGCTTGGCGTGCGGACGATCGAACCGACGGGCAAGGCGTTCCGCATCCGCATGGCGGCGAGCTTCGAGTTCGCGAACGGCAGCGACAAGATTGTCTGCGAACGTCCCTATTACGACCAGTCGGCGGTGATGAAGGCGCTGGGTCTGCTCTGA
- a CDS encoding BolA family protein — MSNKGPVQQEMESLLAAAFPDANFILSNDSASHHGHAGDDGSGESHFSLSIEWAGFAGMNRVMRQRTVNKALGDLPGQRVHALAIRATAPGE, encoded by the coding sequence ATGAGCAACAAAGGCCCCGTACAGCAAGAGATGGAAAGCCTGCTCGCCGCAGCCTTTCCCGACGCAAATTTCATCCTGAGCAACGACAGCGCCAGCCATCACGGCCATGCCGGTGACGACGGCAGCGGCGAATCGCATTTCAGCCTGAGCATCGAGTGGGCCGGCTTTGCGGGAATGAACCGCGTAATGCGCCAGCGGACGGTAAACAAGGCGCTCGGCGATCTGCCGGGCCAGCGCGTCCATGCGCTGGCGATCCGCGCGACCGCGCCGGGAGAATGA
- a CDS encoding pirin family protein: protein MFTVITPSTHDIGAFDVRRTLPNKERTMVGPFIFVDQFGPAHFDIGQGMDVRPHPHINLSTLTYLFEGAIDHRDSLGTFATIRPGACNLMTAGCGIVHSERTPPAERATGSGISGMQTWLALPDGKEEIDPAFEHVPVDKLPLVEDGSVSARVIMGSLWGVTAPTTQHSATIYADILMNAGASLPVDAEADERAVLVALGDASLDGELLDRYSLYILKPGQAMTLRAETDARVMLLGGEAFTTPRHVWWNFVSSSRDRINDAKQEWKDRKFPLVPGDSEEFIPIPEVPKTVSYP, encoded by the coding sequence ATGTTCACCGTCATCACCCCCTCGACCCACGACATCGGCGCGTTCGACGTGCGCCGCACGCTTCCCAACAAGGAACGGACGATGGTGGGCCCCTTCATCTTCGTCGACCAGTTCGGCCCCGCGCATTTCGACATCGGCCAAGGGATGGACGTGCGCCCGCACCCGCATATCAACCTGTCGACTTTGACCTACCTCTTCGAAGGCGCGATCGACCATCGCGACAGTCTGGGCACTTTCGCGACGATCCGCCCCGGCGCATGCAATTTGATGACCGCGGGGTGCGGCATTGTCCATTCGGAGCGCACGCCGCCGGCCGAGCGCGCGACCGGATCGGGCATCTCGGGCATGCAGACCTGGCTCGCGCTGCCCGACGGCAAGGAAGAGATCGACCCGGCGTTCGAGCATGTGCCCGTCGACAAATTGCCGCTGGTGGAAGATGGCAGCGTTTCGGCCCGGGTGATCATGGGCAGCCTGTGGGGCGTCACCGCACCGACGACGCAGCACAGCGCGACCATCTATGCGGACATATTGATGAACGCCGGCGCGAGCTTGCCCGTCGATGCCGAGGCCGACGAGCGCGCGGTGCTCGTCGCGCTCGGCGACGCGAGCCTCGATGGCGAGCTGCTCGACCGCTACAGCCTTTACATATTGAAACCCGGACAGGCGATGACGCTGCGCGCCGAAACCGACGCACGCGTGATGCTGCTCGGCGGCGAGGCGTTCACGACGCCGCGCCATGTGTGGTGGAATTTCGTGAGTTCCTCGCGTGATCGCATCAACGATGCCAAGCAGGAATGGAAGGACCGCAAATTCCCGCTCGTCCCCGGCGACAGCGAGGAGTTCATCCCGATCCCCGAGGTGCCGAAGACGGTGAGCTATCCTTAG
- a CDS encoding cupin domain-containing protein: MADKVNLAEAFAKIADAWNPRVAGDINNFQVKLVKLDGKFDWHHHDTEDELFLVVAGRMKMAFQGRDVIVEPGEFIIVPHGTEHCPEALDGECHVVLLEPNSTRNTGNVETEKTRKTLERLD, translated from the coding sequence ATGGCGGACAAGGTCAACCTGGCCGAAGCCTTCGCCAAAATCGCCGATGCGTGGAACCCGCGCGTCGCGGGCGACATCAATAATTTCCAGGTCAAGCTGGTGAAGCTCGACGGCAAGTTCGACTGGCATCATCATGACACCGAGGACGAGTTGTTCCTCGTCGTCGCCGGCCGGATGAAGATGGCGTTTCAGGGTCGCGACGTGATCGTCGAGCCCGGCGAATTCATCATCGTGCCGCACGGCACCGAACATTGCCCCGAGGCGCTGGACGGCGAATGTCACGTCGTCCTGCTCGAACCCAATTCGACGCGCAACACCGGCAATGTCGAAACCGAAAAGACCCGAAAGACGCTGGAAAGGCTCGATTGA
- a CDS encoding J domain-containing protein has translation MPSSARPSRFHGRVPREERCAAPGCREAGEFRAPVSSHRSADGPPPYRWLCLDHVREFNAGYNFFEGMSADQIMAAQSPTAGWETESRAFRPAGSADLPPRWADFKDPMDALGARFRQRMDAARREAANPGLSRDEQDAMQLMALPADADRAALRRRYSELVRKYHPDRNGGDRSFETRLGQVVGAYQLLRKSKAFA, from the coding sequence GTGCCGTCTTCCGCCCGCCCCTCCCGATTCCATGGTCGCGTCCCCCGCGAGGAACGCTGCGCCGCACCCGGCTGCCGCGAAGCCGGCGAGTTTCGCGCACCCGTATCGTCGCACCGCTCGGCCGACGGCCCGCCGCCCTATCGCTGGCTGTGCCTCGACCATGTGCGCGAATTCAACGCCGGCTATAATTTCTTCGAAGGCATGAGCGCCGACCAGATCATGGCGGCGCAATCGCCGACCGCCGGGTGGGAGACCGAAAGTCGCGCATTTCGCCCTGCGGGCAGCGCCGACCTGCCGCCGCGCTGGGCCGATTTCAAGGATCCGATGGACGCGCTCGGTGCGCGGTTCCGGCAACGCATGGACGCGGCGCGGCGCGAGGCGGCCAATCCCGGCCTGTCGCGCGACGAGCAGGACGCGATGCAGTTGATGGCGCTTCCCGCCGACGCCGACCGCGCGGCGCTGCGACGCCGCTACAGCGAGTTGGTGCGCAAATATCATCCCGACCGGAATGGCGGCGATCGCAGTTTCGAAACCCGTCTGGGTCAGGTAGTGGGGGCCTATCAACTGCTGAGGAAGAGCAAGGCGTTCGCATAG